The Microbulbifer sp. YPW1 genome contains a region encoding:
- a CDS encoding TonB-dependent receptor — protein MRYLKTSLALSIIAASTTAFGAEDSNGQQIEEEVVVTASRTEKPLSSIPNTVTLIDQQELTSQMATTSDLSTILGNLIPSFSPSRQKMTSSGESLRGRKPLYLIDGVPQSNPLRNGGRDGHTIDPLVLERVEVIHGANAIHGMGASGGIINLVTRTPSDEFQQSVRVETALQTEDVGESAGYNGSYSVSGKVDAVDVLASFTYRNSGVGYDANGDIVGFDNTQGDTMDSETTNAFIKTGYSWDDQRVQLTVNRFLVEGDNNWLSVDGDISEGVATTAIKAPVPGDAPSNEVTTVNLQYSKEDLFGQKLRAQVFSQDFAGTYGGGAFATFQDPAYGEDIFDQSQNNSEKRGLKLTLIKDDIAGSAISLAYGVDLLQDETWQQLVQTGRAWVPPTKYRSTAPYAQAEFSGIEQLTITAGVRHERSKLNVDDFTTLASYGSQFVEGGNPEFSETLGNIGATYAISDAWRVYANYSEGFSMPDVGRVLRGINQPGLDAESFLELKPILTQNHELGLDFNNEEFGLQVALYSSDSDFGQRLALGSDGVYSVKREKTDIDGVEMRWQWFATDTDTLEMRYAYTEGRYDSDQDGKVDTDLDGRNISPNRYNVSWARNWTENFSTRLQANWLLDRDFENSAGEVTTEFDGYTIIDASAQLKALGGEFALGLQNLTNEDYFTYYSQTAGNDVRNFKGLGRSVNLSYSKVF, from the coding sequence ATGCGCTACCTGAAGACCTCTCTCGCCCTGTCCATTATCGCCGCCAGCACCACTGCATTCGGCGCGGAAGACAGCAACGGCCAGCAAATTGAAGAGGAGGTTGTGGTTACCGCAAGCCGCACCGAAAAGCCGCTGAGCTCGATCCCGAACACGGTCACCCTGATCGATCAGCAGGAGCTGACCAGCCAGATGGCCACGACCAGCGATCTGTCCACCATTCTCGGCAACCTGATTCCCAGCTTCTCCCCCAGCCGCCAGAAGATGACCAGCTCCGGTGAGAGCCTGCGCGGCCGCAAGCCGCTGTATCTGATCGACGGTGTGCCCCAGTCCAACCCGCTGCGCAACGGCGGCCGCGACGGCCACACCATTGATCCGCTGGTACTGGAGCGTGTGGAAGTCATTCACGGCGCCAACGCCATTCACGGTATGGGCGCCTCTGGCGGCATCATCAACCTGGTGACCCGCACCCCCAGCGACGAATTCCAGCAGAGCGTGCGTGTTGAAACCGCGCTGCAGACCGAAGATGTAGGCGAGTCCGCGGGCTACAACGGCAGCTACAGCGTCTCCGGCAAGGTTGATGCGGTAGACGTACTGGCCAGCTTTACCTATCGCAACAGCGGTGTGGGCTACGACGCCAACGGGGACATTGTCGGTTTCGACAACACCCAGGGCGACACCATGGACAGCGAAACCACCAACGCCTTTATCAAGACCGGCTACAGCTGGGACGATCAGCGCGTGCAACTGACCGTGAACCGCTTTCTGGTTGAAGGTGACAACAACTGGCTGAGCGTGGATGGCGATATCAGCGAAGGCGTTGCCACCACCGCGATCAAGGCACCGGTACCCGGGGATGCGCCGTCTAACGAGGTCACCACCGTCAACCTGCAGTACAGCAAGGAAGACCTGTTCGGCCAGAAGCTGCGCGCGCAGGTATTCTCCCAGGACTTTGCCGGCACCTACGGCGGTGGCGCCTTTGCCACATTCCAGGACCCGGCCTACGGCGAAGACATATTCGACCAGTCCCAGAACAATTCGGAAAAGCGCGGTCTGAAACTGACCCTGATCAAGGACGATATCGCCGGCAGCGCTATCAGCCTCGCCTACGGTGTCGACCTGCTGCAGGACGAAACCTGGCAGCAACTGGTTCAGACCGGTCGCGCATGGGTGCCGCCCACCAAATACAGGAGCACCGCGCCTTACGCACAGGCGGAGTTCAGTGGCATCGAGCAGCTGACCATTACCGCCGGTGTGCGCCACGAGCGCTCCAAGCTGAACGTTGACGACTTCACCACCCTGGCGTCTTACGGCAGCCAGTTTGTCGAAGGCGGCAACCCGGAATTCAGCGAGACCCTGGGCAATATCGGTGCGACATATGCCATCAGCGATGCCTGGCGAGTATATGCCAACTACTCCGAAGGCTTTTCCATGCCGGACGTCGGCCGGGTGCTGCGCGGTATCAACCAGCCGGGCCTGGATGCAGAGAGCTTCCTCGAGCTCAAGCCCATCCTGACCCAGAACCACGAACTGGGCCTCGACTTCAATAACGAAGAGTTCGGTTTGCAAGTGGCGCTTTACTCTTCCGACTCCGACTTTGGACAGCGTCTGGCGCTGGGTAGTGACGGTGTGTACAGCGTGAAACGCGAAAAGACCGATATCGATGGTGTGGAAATGCGCTGGCAGTGGTTTGCCACCGATACCGATACCCTGGAAATGCGGTATGCCTACACAGAGGGACGATACGACTCCGACCAGGACGGCAAAGTGGATACCGATCTCGACGGCCGCAACATTTCCCCCAACCGGTACAACGTGAGCTGGGCGCGCAACTGGACTGAAAACTTCAGCACCCGCCTGCAGGCCAACTGGCTGCTGGACCGCGACTTTGAAAACAGCGCCGGTGAAGTCACCACCGAGTTCGATGGCTATACCATTATCGATGCCAGCGCCCAGCTGAAAGCCCTGGGCGGTGAATTCGCCCTGGGCCTGCAGAACCTGACCAACGAAGACTACTTCACCTACTACTCCCAGACTGCGGGCAATGATGTGCGCAACTTCAAGGGCCTGGGCCGCAGTGTGAACCTGTCTTACTCAAAAGTGTTCTGA
- a CDS encoding PepSY domain-containing protein, translated as MRKTFFILHKYAGLTLGLLLALIGITGSLLVFDHALDETLAPQTVSFSPSANPASYADIFAAAQAAVPGNPTPTRLMTQRQPGSPHVVRFPTPEGAPGPIEVSVSPTDAEVLAVRGWGTPEYTMSWLYRLHYTLLAGKNGKTVVGFMGLLLMVFCITGAVLWWPKKSKNSKGKWKRAFSVSRSGNRFRFYFDIHKVFGIYFLPLLLMTSFSGVTLIFPMQVEAVVGTLFKVEPRPALPGSSTDSGNPITPDQAVAVAQAAFPGGELKRIYLPRNESDSYGLSFRAAGEAWTNYGASIARVDQYSGELLMSQDVTEIALGNKILRWQFPLHNGDALGIVGRWLVLLAGLTPALLFGTGLYLWWQKRSLKRRASARAAGKAAQSEAPSPSRSTTPPSNTPAEV; from the coding sequence ATGCGCAAAACATTTTTCATCCTGCACAAGTACGCCGGCCTCACCCTCGGCCTGCTGCTCGCCCTGATCGGAATTACCGGCAGTCTGCTGGTGTTCGATCACGCCCTGGATGAAACCCTCGCGCCGCAGACGGTATCCTTTTCTCCATCTGCAAACCCGGCCAGCTATGCGGACATATTTGCCGCGGCCCAGGCCGCGGTACCGGGCAACCCCACGCCCACCCGCCTGATGACCCAACGCCAACCCGGCAGTCCCCACGTGGTGCGTTTCCCAACCCCCGAAGGAGCGCCCGGCCCCATTGAGGTTTCAGTGTCTCCCACCGATGCGGAAGTGCTGGCGGTACGCGGTTGGGGCACCCCTGAATACACTATGAGCTGGCTCTATCGCCTGCACTACACCCTGCTCGCCGGTAAAAACGGCAAGACCGTGGTGGGCTTTATGGGCCTGCTACTGATGGTGTTCTGTATCACCGGTGCGGTGTTGTGGTGGCCGAAAAAGAGCAAAAACAGTAAAGGGAAATGGAAACGCGCCTTTTCCGTTTCCCGCAGCGGCAACCGCTTCCGGTTCTACTTCGATATACACAAGGTATTCGGTATTTATTTTCTGCCGCTGCTGCTGATGACCAGCTTTTCCGGCGTCACCCTGATATTCCCGATGCAGGTGGAAGCGGTAGTCGGCACCCTGTTCAAGGTCGAGCCCCGCCCGGCCCTGCCTGGCTCCAGTACCGACAGTGGCAATCCCATCACCCCGGATCAGGCGGTCGCCGTCGCCCAGGCGGCCTTTCCCGGCGGCGAGCTGAAACGCATTTACCTCCCGCGCAATGAAAGCGACAGCTACGGACTGAGCTTCCGCGCCGCGGGCGAAGCCTGGACCAACTACGGCGCCAGTATCGCGCGGGTAGACCAGTACAGCGGTGAACTGCTGATGTCCCAGGACGTCACCGAGATTGCCCTGGGCAACAAAATCCTGCGCTGGCAGTTCCCCCTGCACAATGGCGATGCGCTCGGCATTGTCGGCCGCTGGCTGGTACTGCTGGCGGGCCTGACGCCGGCCCTGCTGTTCGGCACCGGACTCTACCTGTGGTGGCAAAAGCGCAGCCTGAAGCGGCGCGCCAGTGCACGGGCGGCCGGGAAAGCCGCGCAGAGCGAAGCTCCCTCTCCTTCTCGCTCGACGACACCGCCCTCGAACACACCCGCGGAAGTCTGA
- a CDS encoding zinc-binding alcohol dehydrogenase family protein — translation MKAVGLFQYLPIDHQESLLDLQIDRPEPGPRDLLVSVKAIAVNPVDTKVRAPKAAPVIETTPKILGWDAAGEVVAVGSEVEHYQVGDRVFYAGDITRPGCNSEYQLIDERIVGAMPRTQDFQAAAALPLTSLTAWEALFERLGISPTGEDAGKSLLIIGGAGGVGSIAIQLARSLGKLNVIATASRTKSSMWVKQMGARHVVNHRNPIDGELKDIGIDTVDFILCLNNTDQHFPAMANAIKPQGKICTIVENTGPLEIGLLKSKSATFVWEFMFTRSMFQTDDMIRQQEILNRIAELIDQEDLITTVGDTIEPINAANLRLAHQQLEAGRTIGKIVLAGWE, via the coding sequence GTGAAAGCTGTCGGCCTATTCCAGTACCTGCCCATCGACCATCAGGAATCCCTACTGGACTTGCAGATAGACAGACCAGAACCCGGGCCCCGGGATCTTCTGGTGTCGGTGAAGGCCATCGCAGTCAATCCCGTGGATACCAAGGTGCGTGCGCCCAAGGCGGCGCCGGTCATCGAGACCACACCCAAGATCCTGGGTTGGGATGCGGCGGGTGAGGTTGTGGCGGTAGGCAGCGAGGTCGAGCACTACCAGGTGGGCGATCGGGTTTTCTACGCCGGAGATATCACCCGCCCGGGATGCAACAGTGAGTATCAGCTGATCGACGAACGCATCGTCGGTGCGATGCCGCGCACCCAGGATTTCCAGGCCGCTGCCGCCCTGCCCCTGACCAGTCTCACTGCCTGGGAGGCGCTGTTCGAGCGTTTGGGTATTTCCCCAACGGGAGAGGATGCGGGCAAGTCGCTGCTGATTATTGGTGGCGCAGGGGGTGTGGGTTCCATTGCGATCCAACTGGCTCGCAGCCTCGGCAAGCTGAACGTGATCGCCACCGCCTCGCGCACCAAGTCCTCCATGTGGGTAAAGCAGATGGGGGCCAGACACGTGGTCAATCACCGCAATCCAATTGATGGAGAGTTAAAAGACATCGGTATTGATACGGTGGATTTCATCCTCTGCCTGAACAATACCGATCAGCACTTTCCGGCGATGGCCAACGCGATCAAGCCCCAGGGGAAAATCTGCACGATTGTGGAAAACACGGGGCCCCTGGAAATCGGCCTGCTGAAATCCAAGAGCGCGACCTTTGTATGGGAGTTCATGTTCACCCGCAGTATGTTCCAGACAGACGATATGATCCGTCAGCAAGAGATTCTGAATCGAATTGCGGAATTGATTGATCAGGAAGATCTGATCACGACGGTCGGGGATACCATTGAACCGATTAATGCAGCTAATTTACGCCTGGCGCACCAGCAACTGGAAGCGGGGCGGACCATTGGCAAGATAGTTTTGGCAGGCTGGGAGTGA
- a CDS encoding OmpA family protein, translating into MIQPGCAFAIVLASSVSVFAQDATSENAAETGAADNSAWWQLIPGLSPGVESNGEYSEKPLGSNTETTLIPAAGQLWVQDAEAFIDPQEPVLETDVLPPLVYREVDDEIAPELVEELQEKLAELEDAHELQLIFTGHTDSDPLSEEQLDAFADKEAFTGARAQLVAEYFQTALELPEEAVVFEGRGDSEPLTENITEKGRELNRRVEVKLRYFELDQEARDAQRRAEAAQLNRVQVCRQETVCKLRYTAGSDKRARLKNLVSPLRLQPGQVDLPMPFVRRIQEVRNTLLDKPNLTIHFVGHTDGKPLPEGPAELYDDQMALSRAEARRVALAVADQLNMPGYMVTSSGKGSSQPIAANDTAKGRALNRRVEVEFWYDDLLETAADGLQACPESAAAETITIAHESPTGDVPPIFLDSGEPQISSAQLAQMQRMMDEVSGKQNVRLSFIGYSDNERMERREAMVYGDDVGLSSARAEKTMRAVQQHLGLEDEQVEFEGRGFVESKDVVQTGFIHMDGARVEVQVLYDELAVLAEKDRLEIERIQQEAEAHNPYALNLMRITVDGAPEYDPHKNSADLQRCTDVALEKANIQFRFDNQTMQPRLNVTAFPSTIRYADDPETEIADSRVQFKRYTNYPSFITRAEVRLFEEEQSLRDEPIAVVTLDQNGEGSWDADFEEYQAPLKKLKYVLRVYDWKQRFDETRPQTLWIVDNFEPQLQETTTEKELLVGYGENRLAEQNIPVNGNAVLVNGADIPANHSVWLAGREVPVSNSGEFVAEEIFAKGLHTVEVAVLDDSGNGELFLRDLEFNRDDWFTVGIADLTIARDKTNGPAALVTGDETHYDNSASYDGRLAFYTSGSFGDGWQLSASADTEEGPVEDLFTNFMEKTPDALFRRLDSDLYYPTFGDDSTVVEDAPTSGKFYIKLENYDDYGLWGNFNASYTDNELAHIDRALYGANFHFETDDVTDFGEKRFQIDAFSAEPGTIAGRDEFRGTGGSLYYMRHQDILTGSERLRVEVRDKNSGIVLGVKNLTPVIDYDMDYIQGRVLLNRPLSAIANDNLIVQDGSYNGNPQYLVARYEYTPGFDDLDTLAVGGRAHYWAGDHVKIGVSASQQDEEDNESSLSGVDLTLRKTAGTWMKVEVAESQGNTLDSLSSLDGGYSFNPGSFEQGSFDQAAPFDPEDKAGANKFEAALQVGDFFEGMRGSASVYAQQRDAGFSGPGQLATRETEQYGAAVNVPIGERFDVGLKTDTREQQQGLQTEATDVELGYRLSDRWRLAAAARSDSREDLSPVVPVTQTQGERTDVAVQASYDSGADWNAFGFVQRTAELSGNRDENNRIGFGGAYRVSERLTLDSELSGGDTGTAARLGTDFLVTDRTNLYLNYTLDNERTDTGVRARKGNLNSGFRSRFSDTTSIYGEERYTHGDVSTGLTHALGVDLAPSDKWNYGTSVEAGTLEDPRTGAETERRALGASMGFNDGSLRLSSAVEYRVDNMQTLSDPETVLENERQTWLLKNTVSFQMNPDWRLVGKLNYSDSQSSQGEFYDGKFTEGVMGYAYRPVDNDRWNTLLKYTYFYNVPTTDQVLVTSNSVNNATEFVQKSHIFSVDTNYDITQRWTLGAKYAYRLGQLSMERDNPEFFDSSASLYVLRADWHFVNKWDLLIEGRLLDLPDAGDRKSGALLALYRQMGRNFKAGIGYNFTDFSDDLTDLDYDSQGVFINMVGKF; encoded by the coding sequence ATGATCCAACCCGGTTGTGCGTTTGCCATTGTTCTCGCCAGCAGCGTATCCGTGTTCGCACAGGATGCGACTTCCGAGAATGCTGCTGAGACGGGCGCTGCAGACAATAGTGCCTGGTGGCAGCTGATTCCCGGCCTGTCCCCGGGGGTCGAGAGCAACGGTGAGTACAGCGAAAAGCCACTCGGCAGCAATACCGAAACCACCCTGATTCCCGCAGCTGGCCAGCTGTGGGTACAGGACGCGGAAGCGTTTATCGATCCGCAGGAACCGGTGCTGGAAACCGACGTACTCCCGCCGCTGGTGTACCGGGAAGTCGACGATGAGATCGCTCCCGAGCTGGTGGAAGAACTACAGGAAAAACTCGCCGAACTGGAAGACGCGCACGAGCTGCAACTGATCTTTACCGGCCACACCGACAGCGATCCCCTGAGTGAAGAGCAGCTGGATGCCTTCGCAGATAAAGAAGCCTTTACCGGTGCCCGTGCGCAGCTGGTCGCGGAATATTTCCAGACCGCACTGGAACTGCCGGAAGAGGCCGTTGTATTTGAAGGCCGCGGCGACAGCGAACCGCTGACAGAAAACATCACCGAAAAAGGCCGCGAGTTGAACCGTCGCGTCGAGGTGAAGCTGCGCTACTTTGAACTGGACCAGGAGGCCCGCGATGCCCAGCGTCGCGCCGAAGCGGCTCAGCTGAACCGGGTACAGGTCTGTCGCCAGGAAACCGTGTGTAAACTGCGTTACACCGCCGGTTCCGACAAGCGCGCGCGCCTGAAAAACCTGGTGTCGCCGCTGCGACTGCAACCGGGGCAGGTGGATCTGCCGATGCCGTTTGTGCGCCGTATCCAGGAAGTGCGCAACACCCTGCTGGATAAACCCAATCTCACCATCCACTTTGTCGGTCACACCGATGGCAAGCCATTGCCGGAAGGCCCTGCCGAACTCTACGACGACCAGATGGCACTCTCCCGCGCGGAAGCGCGCCGCGTAGCGCTGGCGGTGGCCGATCAGCTGAATATGCCGGGCTATATGGTAACCAGCAGTGGCAAGGGTTCGAGCCAGCCCATCGCCGCCAATGACACCGCCAAGGGCCGCGCCCTCAACCGCCGCGTGGAAGTGGAGTTCTGGTACGACGATCTACTGGAAACCGCTGCCGATGGCCTGCAGGCGTGTCCGGAATCGGCGGCTGCGGAAACCATCACCATTGCCCACGAATCCCCCACGGGCGACGTGCCGCCGATCTTCCTCGACAGCGGCGAGCCGCAGATTTCCAGCGCGCAGCTGGCACAAATGCAGCGCATGATGGACGAGGTTTCCGGCAAGCAGAATGTGCGCCTGAGCTTTATCGGCTACAGCGACAACGAGCGCATGGAACGCCGCGAAGCCATGGTGTACGGCGATGATGTCGGCCTGTCCTCGGCGCGTGCGGAAAAAACCATGCGCGCGGTACAGCAGCACCTGGGCCTGGAAGACGAGCAGGTGGAATTCGAAGGTCGAGGCTTTGTGGAATCCAAAGACGTGGTGCAGACCGGCTTTATCCACATGGATGGCGCGCGGGTAGAAGTGCAGGTGCTCTACGACGAGCTCGCGGTACTCGCGGAAAAAGACCGTCTCGAGATCGAGCGTATTCAGCAGGAGGCCGAGGCCCACAACCCCTATGCCCTGAACCTGATGCGTATCACCGTGGACGGTGCGCCGGAATACGACCCTCACAAAAATTCCGCCGACCTGCAGCGCTGTACCGACGTGGCACTGGAAAAAGCCAATATCCAGTTCCGCTTCGACAACCAGACCATGCAGCCGCGTCTGAACGTCACTGCGTTCCCGAGCACCATCCGTTATGCGGATGACCCGGAGACCGAGATTGCCGACAGTCGCGTGCAGTTCAAGCGCTACACTAACTATCCGTCGTTCATCACCCGCGCGGAAGTGCGCCTGTTCGAGGAAGAGCAGTCCCTGCGCGATGAACCCATTGCGGTGGTCACCCTCGACCAGAACGGTGAGGGCAGCTGGGATGCGGACTTTGAGGAGTACCAGGCGCCGCTGAAAAAGCTGAAATACGTGTTGCGGGTTTACGACTGGAAACAGCGCTTCGACGAAACCCGTCCGCAGACCCTGTGGATTGTGGATAACTTCGAACCGCAACTGCAGGAAACCACCACCGAGAAAGAGCTGTTGGTGGGTTACGGGGAAAACCGTCTTGCGGAGCAGAATATACCGGTGAATGGCAATGCGGTGCTGGTGAACGGTGCGGATATTCCCGCAAACCACAGCGTGTGGCTGGCGGGGCGCGAAGTACCGGTCAGCAACAGCGGTGAATTTGTTGCCGAGGAAATTTTTGCCAAGGGCCTGCACACCGTGGAAGTGGCGGTACTGGATGACAGCGGCAACGGCGAACTGTTCCTGCGCGACCTCGAGTTCAATCGCGACGACTGGTTTACTGTGGGTATTGCCGACCTGACCATCGCCCGCGACAAGACCAATGGCCCCGCGGCACTGGTGACCGGTGACGAAACCCACTACGACAACTCTGCCAGTTACGATGGCCGCCTGGCGTTCTACACCAGCGGCAGCTTTGGTGACGGCTGGCAGCTGTCCGCCAGTGCGGATACCGAAGAGGGCCCGGTAGAGGACCTGTTCACCAACTTTATGGAAAAAACCCCGGACGCGCTGTTCCGCCGTCTGGACAGCGATCTGTACTACCCCACCTTTGGTGACGACTCTACCGTGGTGGAAGATGCCCCCACCTCCGGCAAGTTCTATATCAAGCTGGAGAATTACGACGATTACGGCCTGTGGGGTAACTTCAACGCGTCCTACACCGACAACGAGCTGGCACACATTGACCGCGCGCTGTACGGGGCCAACTTCCACTTCGAAACCGACGACGTGACCGACTTCGGCGAGAAACGTTTCCAGATCGATGCCTTCAGTGCAGAGCCGGGCACCATTGCTGGACGGGATGAGTTCCGCGGTACCGGTGGCTCTCTCTACTACATGCGTCACCAGGATATCCTCACCGGTTCCGAACGCCTGCGTGTGGAAGTGCGGGACAAAAACTCGGGCATCGTACTGGGAGTGAAAAACCTCACCCCGGTCATCGACTACGACATGGATTACATCCAGGGCCGCGTGCTGCTGAATCGTCCGCTGTCGGCCATCGCCAATGACAACCTGATCGTGCAGGACGGATCCTACAACGGTAATCCGCAGTACCTGGTTGCCCGCTACGAATACACGCCGGGCTTTGACGATCTGGATACCCTTGCGGTTGGTGGCCGTGCCCATTACTGGGCCGGCGATCACGTGAAAATCGGGGTAAGCGCCAGCCAGCAGGATGAAGAGGACAACGAGTCTTCCCTGAGCGGCGTCGACCTGACCCTGCGTAAAACCGCCGGCACCTGGATGAAGGTGGAAGTGGCAGAGAGCCAGGGCAATACCCTCGACAGTCTCTCTTCCCTGGACGGTGGTTACAGCTTTAACCCGGGCAGTTTCGAACAGGGCAGCTTTGATCAGGCCGCGCCGTTTGATCCCGAAGACAAGGCCGGTGCCAACAAGTTTGAAGCCGCGCTGCAGGTTGGGGATTTCTTTGAGGGCATGCGCGGTTCCGCTTCTGTTTATGCACAGCAGCGCGATGCCGGCTTCTCCGGCCCTGGCCAGCTCGCCACCCGCGAGACCGAGCAATACGGTGCGGCAGTCAATGTACCGATTGGTGAGCGCTTTGATGTGGGGCTCAAGACCGATACCCGCGAACAGCAGCAGGGCCTGCAGACCGAAGCGACCGATGTGGAACTGGGCTATCGCCTGAGCGATCGCTGGCGCCTGGCCGCTGCGGCCCGCTCCGATTCCCGCGAGGACCTGTCGCCGGTGGTGCCGGTTACCCAGACCCAGGGTGAGCGTACCGATGTGGCGGTACAGGCCAGTTACGATTCCGGTGCAGACTGGAATGCGTTCGGTTTTGTGCAGCGCACCGCCGAGCTGTCCGGTAACCGCGACGAGAACAACCGCATCGGTTTCGGTGGCGCCTACCGGGTAAGCGAACGCCTTACCCTCGACAGTGAACTGTCCGGCGGTGACACCGGCACCGCGGCGCGACTCGGCACCGACTTCCTGGTAACCGACCGCACCAACCTTTACCTGAACTACACCCTCGACAACGAGCGTACCGACACCGGTGTACGCGCGCGCAAGGGTAATCTGAACAGTGGTTTCCGCAGTCGCTTCAGCGATACGACGAGTATCTACGGCGAAGAGCGCTACACCCACGGCGACGTTTCCACCGGCCTCACCCACGCCCTGGGTGTGGATCTGGCTCCCAGTGACAAGTGGAATTACGGCACCAGTGTGGAAGCGGGTACCCTGGAAGATCCGCGCACCGGCGCAGAAACCGAGCGCCGCGCCCTGGGCGCGAGCATGGGCTTCAACGACGGCAGCCTGCGCCTGTCCAGTGCGGTGGAATACCGTGTGGACAATATGCAGACCCTGAGTGATCCGGAGACGGTGCTGGAAAACGAGCGCCAGACCTGGTTGTTGAAAAATACCGTCAGTTTCCAGATGAACCCGGACTGGCGTCTTGTGGGCAAGCTCAATTATTCCGACAGCCAGAGTTCACAAGGTGAGTTCTACGACGGCAAGTTCACCGAAGGGGTGATGGGCTACGCCTACCGCCCTGTGGATAACGATCGCTGGAACACGCTGCTGAAGTACACCTACTTCTACAACGTGCCCACCACGGATCAGGTGCTGGTCACCTCCAACAGCGTGAACAATGCCACGGAGTTCGTGCAGAAGAGCCATATTTTCTCCGTCGACACCAACTACGACATCACCCAGCGCTGGACCCTGGGCGCCAAGTACGCCTACCGTCTGGGTCAGTTGAGTATGGAGCGGGATAACCCGGAGTTCTTCGACAGCTCCGCGAGTCTGTACGTGCTACGTGCCGACTGGCACTTCGTGAACAAGTGGGACCTGCTGATCGAAGGCCGCCTGCTCGACCTGCCAGATGCGGGTGACCGCAAAAGCGGCGCACTGCTGGCGCTGTATCGTCAGATGGGACGCAACTTCAAGGCGGGTATCGGCTACAACTTTACCGACTTCTCCGATGACCTGACTGACCTGGATTACGACAGTCAGGGTGTCTTTATCAACATGGTCGGTAAGTTCTAA